A genomic window from Nicotiana sylvestris chromosome 11, ASM39365v2, whole genome shotgun sequence includes:
- the LOC104210253 gene encoding heavy metal-associated isoprenylated plant protein 3-like — MNCSCEGCSERVLKCAHDLHDLNSSIKMEENETAYKATLVGKFDPVKLLQKIEKKLKKKVTLISPKPDKEENKIDRKHKCKEPSVTTAVFKLPLNCDACNEQIYKIITRTGGCRNMKMDWEKNLVTVTGTIDVKSLGESLRYHLRKDVEILTLKDSRSGVYLPQFEYMYRCSTMCRSVTAGDLYHAAEGSVMRIQMLAQFCE; from the exons ATGAATTGTTCCTGTGAAGGTTGCTCCGAAAGAGTTCTCAAATGCGCTCACGATTTGCATG ACCTGAATTCATCCATAAAGATGGAGGAAAATGAAACGGCATATAAGGCGACGCTGGTCGGAAAATTTGATCCGGTGAAACTCCTGCAGAAAATCGAGAAAAAACTGAAGAAGAAAGTGACGCTTATTTCACCTAAGCCGGATAAAGAGGAAAATAAGATTGACCGGAAGCATAAATGCAAGGAG CCTTCAGTGACAACTGCAGTATTTAAACTCCCTCTGAACTGCGACGCATGCAATGAGCAGATTTACAAAATTATCACTCGAACCGGAG GATGCAGGAACATGAAAATGGATTGGGAAAAGAATTTGGTGACTGTAACGGGAACGATAGATGTGAAATCCTTAGGGGAATCACTGAGATACCACCTGAGGAAAGATGTTGAAATTTTGACGTTGAAGGACAGCAGAAGTGGTGTCTACCTGCCGCAGTTTGAATATATGTACCGGTGCTCAACTATGTGCAGGTCGGTGACAGCTGGAGATTTGTATCACGCTGCGGAGGGTTCAGTGATGAGAATCCAAATGCTTGCACAATTCTGTGAATAA
- the LOC104210252 gene encoding cyclin-L1-1-like has translation MIYTAIMDTFYLTDEQIKNSPSRKDGIDEVTETTLRIHGCDLIQESGILLNLPQVVMSTGQVLFHRFYCKKSFARFNAKRVAASWFWLASKFEELPVKASEGLNVFHRMECRRENLPLEHLDTSSKKYDDMKADLIRTERHILIELGFIGHVEHPHKLLSIYRATLELTPETELVQRAWNLANDSLRTTLCVRFKSEVVACGAVYVAARRCRVSLPENPPWWKVFDVDKAGIDEVCRVLAHLYSLPKAQYIPVCKEGGSIVTLNRSQEVAKEAILKAALDKLKDSKTSNEESKEEHAETDHRTDAGAEKNKVRDRNRERQRDKERLKFRERDRGREFDRKREREDIERDTDKSTKRSHRSRLKRERSLRETKISLFFKGEGLP, from the coding sequence ATGATTTACACGGCGATAAtggacacattttatctaacagaCGAGCAGATTAAAAACTCGCCTTCACGGAAAGATGGAATCGACGAAGTTACAGAGACCACACTTAGAATCCACGGTTGTGATCTCATCCAAGAAAGTGGGATTTTGCTCAATTTACCCCAAGTTGTAATGTCAACTGGACAAGTACTATTTCATCGTTTTTACTGCAAGAAATCGTTTGCCCGTTTTAATGCGAAGAGAGTAGCTGCTAGTTGGTTTTGGCTTGCATCGAAGTTCGAAGAACTTCCTGTGAAAGCAAGTGAGGGACTTAATGTTTTCCACAGAATGGAATGTAGGAGAGAAAACTTACCCTTAGAGCATCTTGATACATCTTCCAAAAAATATGATGATATGAAAGCAGACCTAATCAGGACAGAGAGGCATATTCTAATAGAATTGGGTTTCATCGGCCATGTGGAGCATCCTCATAAATTGTTATCAATTTACCGTGCAACTCTTGAATTAACACCCGAAACAGAATTGGTACAAAGGGCATGGAATCTTGCAAATGATAGTTTGCGCACAACACTGTGTGTAAGATTCAAGAGTGAGGTTGTGGCCTGTGGAGCTGTATATGTTGCAGCCCGTAGATGTCGCGTGTCGCTCCCTGAGAATCCTCCTTGGTGGAAAGTGTTTGATGTAGACAAGGCTGGCATTGATGAAGTTTGCAGAGTTCTCGCTCATCTTTACAGTCTTCCAAAAGCCCAATATATCCCTGTATGCAAGGAAGGAGGCTCGATTGTTACGTTGAATAGAAGCCAAGAAGTGGCTAAAGAGGCAATATTAAAAGCTGCTCTTGATAAGTTGAAGGACTCAAAGACGAGTAATGAGGAGTCAAAAGAAGAGCATGCAGAAACTGATCATAGAACAGATGCTGGTGCAGAAAAGAACAAGGTTAGAGATAGGAACAGGGAAAGACAGAGGGATAAGGAAAGGCTAAAGTTTCGTGAACGTGATAGGGGAAGGGAATTTGATAGAAAAAGGGAGCGAGAAGACATTGAAAGGGACACGGATAAATCCACGAAAAGGAGTCATCGTTCAAGACTCAAGAGAGAAAGATCACTTAGAGAAACGAAAATATCATTATTCTTCAAGGGAGAAGGATTACCGTAG
- the LOC104210254 gene encoding putative ribonuclease H protein At1g65750 — MHFERWERLCDSKSRGGLGFRDLKAFNMALLAKQAWRILSYPDSLLARVFKRKYFPHSTFLDAFTPSTGSWSWRSILWGRDLLVTGLRWRISDGKNINVWIDPWIPRNNGFTPKSIQMQNNLDFKVADLIDEDTHTWKLHKISTTFEPEDVDAILFIPISIIGLNDRLLWHHSKSGNYEVKSGNYLAKGLTGKTIRNSEAQASCHSFPKSFWDSLWNLKIKNKLKHFLRKCVVNSFPVNYNLAKRLQNLDKTCKICGLESEDIEHMLFRCPRSQFVWKQSPINWPDIENMTDFSVWWYNLFLNAKHFPESTELLYLSVNIMWQIWKGRNSWCFNQEMLEPTDIVSKTPFEYEEYKDILTSCLATRHSTGNEFVPKLTNFQDDVLLFTDAGLRCDDRHASIGVAALNSLGKLLHAHGSPIQYVGKTMTAEAVAIRKALECAITLGWKSVKILSDAKNVVDMIQK, encoded by the coding sequence ATGCATTTTGAGAGATGGGAAAGATTATGTGATTCTAAATCAAGAGGGGGCTTAGGATTTAGGGACTTAAAGGCTTTTAATATGGCTTTGTTAGCTAAACAAGCTTGGCGTATATTGTCATACCCGGATTCATTGTTAGCAAGAGTatttaaaagaaaatactttccaCACTCAACTTTCCTTGACGCTTTTACACCATCTACTGGATCATGGAGCTGGAGAAGTATTTTGTGGGGAAGAGATCTATTAGTTACTGGACTAAGATGGAGGATATCTGATGGGAAAAATATAAATGTTTGGATCGATCCTTGGATCCCAAGAAATAATGGTTTTACTCCAAAAAGTATTCAAATGCAAAACAATTTAGATTTTAAGGTTGCCGACTTAATTGACGAAGATACGCATACCTGGAAACTTCATAAGATAAGTACGACCTTTGAACCTGAAGATGTAGATGCAATTTTGTTTATTCCAATATCCATCATAGGTCTTAATGATAGATTACTGTGGCATCACTCAAAATCTGGAAACTATGAAGTTAAGTCAGGTAACTATTTAGCAAAGGGTTTGACAGGTAAGACTATTAGGAATTCGGAAGCCCAGGCGAGTTGTCATTCTTTTCCTAAAAGCTTCTGGGATTCTTTGTGGaacttaaaaattaaaaataaacttAAACATTTTCTAAGGAAGTGTGTGGTTAACTCTTTCCCCGTTAATTATAACTTAGCTAAAAGATTACAGAACCTAGATAAAACATGTAAGATTTGTGGTCTTGAAAGTGAAGATATAGAACATATGCTATTTAGATGTCCCCGATCTCAGTTTGTATGGAAACAAAGTCCTATTAATTGGCCTGATATTGAAAACATGACTGACTTTTCTGTGTGGTGGTATAACTTGTTCTTAAATGCTAAGCATTTTCCTGAATCTACAGAATTATTATATTTGAGTGTTAATATTATGTGGCAAATTTGGAAAGGTAGGAATTCTTGGTGCTTTAATCAGGAAATGTTAGAGCCAACTGATATTGTTTCTAAAACTCCTTTTGAGTATGAAGAATATAAAGATATATTAACTAGTTGCCTCGCTACACGACATTCAACTGGAAATGAGTTTGTGCCTAAACTAACCAATTTTCAAGATGATGTTTTATTATTTACAGACGCAGGATTACGGTGTGATGATAGACATGCGAGTATTGGTGTCGCGGCTTTGAATAGCCTTGGAAAACTGCTTCATGCCCATGGATCCCCAATTCAGTATGTTGGGAAAACCATGACTGCTGAAGCGGTTGCCATAAGAAAGGCACTTGAATGTGCTATTACTCTTGGATGGAAAAGTGTGAAGATTTTATCTGATGCTAAGAATGTTGTTGATATGATCCAAAAATAG